CCCGCTGCACAAGCCCCCGCGGCGAAGTAATTCCGATTCGCCCGGAAAAACGTCACGAGCGGTCCCCACAAACGGGCCGCTCGTTGCGTTTCGAAGGGCATGAATGAAACCGGGCCTGGAATTGGGCACTCGCTTCGCGAAGTTTTATTTGCGATGGGAGGCAGGCGGCCCTCCCTGTGTTTTTCCGGTTCACGAAGAAAAACACAAGCCAACTGCTCTGCCCCCCATACCCCCGGAAGGACAAACCGAAGCCTGGTCATCAATCCGAGCCGGGGTATGTAGCACAGGTTCATCAAGCCAAACTCGTGCGTGTTCGCCAAACCCGAAGCGCACCGGACAAACCTTCGTCGAGCCGCTCGAATACGGAATCGCGACGGCAAACGCAGACCCAAATGCAACGACGCATCCGTTCGCGCAAATGCTATGACCGCAGCAGTTTGGAAGGATGTACCTCGCGCAGAACGTTCGTCCGCACGAACCACTTCGACGTCGCGCGACGCATGTGGTTCTTCGGGACGCACTGCACAAGCGTGATCATACGGAGGTCAATCGGCGTTGCTCGGCAACTTCGCGAGTTTGTCTTGGCCAGAGCGAACGTTACGGCGGGTTCCACGTCGCGCCATCGTCGTCGGATACGATGGTGTAAAATCCTCGCCGCGACGTCCCTGTGACATCCGCCGATAACAAGAGCAGCGTTCGCTTTCCCATCGTCACGAGCGCACTGAAACGAACTCGATTTCGTTCACCCGTGCCTTCACCAATGACGCGTGCTCGCTCGTAAAGCTTGCCGCCATCGGTCGATTGCGCGTAGTAAACTCCCCACTTCTCTCCCGCCTGCGCACTCATCACCGCCGCAGCTCCCGTCGCCGTCGGTCGCGCCACGATGTCGCGCTGATGCTTTTCGAGCCACGGTTTGAAAACGGGCCGCGTCGGCGTCGTACACACGCCTTCGAGCGTGCATAAAAGCAAGTTGATGTTGTCACCATCCGGCGCTTCGACGATGAGCTTGTCGTCGGTGCATCCAATACGCACATCAGGCGACGCCGCCGCCGGCATGGGCGCGAGCGAGTATCCATCCGCTTTGACCACGAGCAGATAGTTTTTCCCAGGATTCTGCTTGGTCGGCGGCTGCGTGATTCTGTAAAGCTCGAGCTTGTGCGTTTGACATGCCGGAGGCAAAGTCAACTCGCGAACGAGCGTCGGCGTGGGCTTCAAGTCCTTGATGTAATCGGCATCCTTGGCAGTTGCGATGGGTTTGTCCGGAACAGGCCACGGGCGCGTGAGCACCTCGCGACCTTTGACCGACAATAACCTCGCCGGTCGTCCCACGGGCGTCGGGACAAACGTCTCCAGTTTCGGAAGCTCCACTTCGGCCGGAGCATCGACGCCAGGCGGCGCCACATATCGCGCGACGAACTTCCTCGGCGACGGCTCGACGATGAGCGACGCACTTTCCTTACCCAGCAATGCAAGGCGCGGATGCACGAGCGGCTGCTTTGGATCGATTTTTTTCGGCAGCGGCGGCTGCTCGACATTCGTCGCAGTGCCAAAAGAAAGCGCGTCGAACGTCGCAAAGAAAAATTGAAACGGCGGCAAAGTCGGAGGCGTTTTGCCCGCCGCTGGCTGACTTTCGGCGAGCGTTTCTTTCGGTCCCAGCGCAAGCCCAAACGTGCCTTCTTCGTGACTGAATGCCCACGATGCCCACGTTTCCCGTTCCGTCCGAAACGAGCGCCATGTCTTGCCCGCATCGACCGTGAAGAGCGCAATGGCTTCGCCACCAGATACTCCACCCGCCAAGATGGCGCGGTTTTCATCGAGCACATAAACGTGTTCGATTTGCATGGACGGCGGCGCGAGCTTGCCATCGAGACCTTTGGCAAGACCAAGTCCCGTGGTGAGTTGATCGAGCGACGCTGCGCCACGCGGCGGAGGTGGCGGAATGGGTGGCTGCTCCTCTTTTTTCTTTTTGCAGCCAGCACCGAGAGCAAACACGAGAAGCAAGAAAAACGGGCTGCGAGTCATGCGAATCATACGCCCCCGAAACAATGGCATTTCACTCGACACGATCCGGATCGGCGCAGCAGCGAAAGCCTGTCGAGTA
This genomic window from Polyangiaceae bacterium contains:
- a CDS encoding exo-alpha-sialidase; the encoded protein is MTRSPFFLLLVFALGAGCKKKKEEQPPIPPPPPRGAASLDQLTTGLGLAKGLDGKLAPPSMQIEHVYVLDENRAILAGGVSGGEAIALFTVDAGKTWRSFRTERETWASWAFSHEEGTFGLALGPKETLAESQPAAGKTPPTLPPFQFFFATFDALSFGTATNVEQPPLPKKIDPKQPLVHPRLALLGKESASLIVEPSPRKFVARYVAPPGVDAPAEVELPKLETFVPTPVGRPARLLSVKGREVLTRPWPVPDKPIATAKDADYIKDLKPTPTLVRELTLPPACQTHKLELYRITQPPTKQNPGKNYLLVVKADGYSLAPMPAAASPDVRIGCTDDKLIVEAPDGDNINLLLCTLEGVCTTPTRPVFKPWLEKHQRDIVARPTATGAAAVMSAQAGEKWGVYYAQSTDGGKLYERARVIGEGTGERNRVRFSALVTMGKRTLLLLSADVTGTSRRGFYTIVSDDDGATWNPP